The following proteins are co-located in the Castanea sativa cultivar Marrone di Chiusa Pesio chromosome 8, ASM4071231v1 genome:
- the LOC142606863 gene encoding sugar transport protein 8-like has product MAPIVIAKSGGDPDLPAKLTTQVIVCSVIAAFGGLMFGYDIGISGGVTSMDDFLIKFFPTVYVKKHQVKENNYCKYNNQYLQLFTSSLYLAAIVASYFASMACKKFGRKPTIQAASIFFVAGAILNTAAKDLGMLIAGRLCLGAGVGFGNQAVPLFISEIAPAKYRGGLNICFQFLITVGILCANLINYGTSRLHPNGWRVSLGGAAVPALFLLIGSIIIVETPTSLIERGKKDKGLETLKKIRGVDNVDKEFEELLHATELAKQAKHSYRNLMKRSSRPQLICGTILQVFQQFTGINVIMFYAPVLFQTMGFGGDASLLSAVVTGLVNVLSTLVAIFTVDKIGRKKLLVQAAIQMLIAQTIVGAVLAVHLKSTNAMPSNYAIFVVILICLFVSGFAWSWGPLGWLIPSEIFPLETRNAGFFFAVSMNMVCTFLVAQAFLSMLCSMRSGIFFFFVVWIIIMGTFAIFLLPETKGIPIDEMNERVWKKHWFWKRYFDDDDGKGDVEIQAKPEEN; this is encoded by the exons GTGGAGTGACATCAATGGATGATTTCTTGATAAAATTCTTTCCGACTGTTTACGTTAAGAAGCACCAAGTGAAAGAAAACAACTACTGCAAGTACAATAACCAATATCTCCAGCTCTTCACGTCTTCACTCTACCTTGCAGCCATTGTGGCTTCATATTTTGCCTCCATGGCATGCAAGAAGTTTGGTCGAAAACCAACAATTCAAGCCGCATCTATATTCTTTGTTGCTGGAGCCATTTTAAACACTGCTGCTAAAGACTTAGGCATGTTGATTGCAGGAAGGTTGTGTCTTGGCGCTGGAGTTGGATTTGGTAACCAG GCAGTACCATTGTTTATATCAGAAATTGCTCCGGCCAAGTACCGGGGAGGCCTTAATATCTGCTTTCAGTTTCTGATCACAGTGGGCATTCTATGTGCAAATTTGATTAACTATGGTACTTCACGCCTGCATCCAAATGGTTGGAGGGTCTCACTAGGTGGTGCTGCTGTGCCTGCTCTATTCCTTCTCATTGGATCCATCATCATTGTGGAGACACCAACTAGCCTTATTGAGCgtggaaagaaagacaaaggCTTGGAAACTCTCAAGAAAATTAGGGGTGTGGACAATGTTGACAAAGAATTTGAAGAACTTTTGCATGCCACTGAATTGGCTAAACAAGCCAAGCACTCTTACAGGAATCTTATGAAACGCTCTAGTAGGCCTCAACTTATATGTGGCACAATTCTTCAAGTCTTTCAGCAGTTCACTGGTATCAATGTGATCATGTTTTACGCCCCGGTACTCTTTCAAACTATGGGGTTTGGGGGTGATGCTTCACTACTATCTGCTGTGGTTACTGGTTTGGTTAATGTACTATCAACATTGGTTGCAATTTTCACAGTTGATAAAATTGGAAGAAAGAAATTGCTTGTTCAAGCTGCAATTCAAATGCTTATAGCCCAG ACCATAGTGGGGGCAGTACTAGCTGTGCAtctgaaatctaccaacgctaTGCCAAGTAATTATGCAATATTTGTGGTGATCTTGATCTGCCTTTTCGTGTCTGGTTTTGCATGGTCATGGGGTCCCTTGGGCTGGTTAATTCCTAGTGAAATTTTCCCACTCGAGACTCGAAATGCTGGATTTTTCTTTGCTGTTAGCATGAACATGGTTTGCACCTTCCTTGTTGCTCAAGCATTCCTCTCAATGCTATGCTCCATGCGATCTggaatcttcttcttctttgtggTTTGGATTATTATAATGGGCACATTTGCTATCTTCCTGCTGCCTGAAACAAAAGGAATTCCAATTgatgaaatgaatgaaagagTTTGGAAGAAGCATTGGTTCTGGAAGAGGTactttgatgatgatgatggaaaGGGAGACGTGGAAATCCAAGCTAAACCAGAGGAAAACTAG